One window of Acropora palmata chromosome 1, jaAcrPala1.3, whole genome shotgun sequence genomic DNA carries:
- the LOC141862542 gene encoding uncharacterized protein LOC141862542, producing MASTYGVKRASILKQSRFFHVVDGLDLDVMHDQLEGVLPLEIKLLLKKYIKVEEYITLGTLNERIRTFDYGSSDISNKPSPIKEQALTNNSASLSQSAAQMWCLARTLPLLIGDVVPESDPHWENFLCLLKIEEIVFSPASSIQLAAFLAVLIEQYLDDFGTLHNRSYIPKHHNMVHYPRQIVRRGPWVRNWAMRFEAKHNYFKKLSYKINNFKNITYSLTKRHQALQAYLLQASAGNFVKMSLEAGPGKRSTVGDFDHAHELHGIDPLITAESTLVRTSWVKVYGTKYARGCAVVVALHHGVPIFGKVEQVLIVGEIVILRYK from the exons ATGGCCTCCACTTATGGGGTTAAGAGAGCATCCATCCTGAAGCAATCACGGTTCTTTCATGTTGTGGATGGACTTGACCTTGATGTCATGCATGATCAACTAGAAGGGGTGTTACCCTTGGAAATTAAATTGCTTTTGAAGAAATACATCAAAGTAGAAGAATACATCACTCTTGGGACCCTAAATGAGAGAATCAGAACTTTTGATTATGGCTCATCAGACATCAGTAACAAACCAAGTCCAATTAAGGAGCAGGCATTGACAAACAACTCTGCATCCTTGAGTCAGTCAG cTGCACAGATGTGGTGCCTTGCAAGAACCCTACCACTTCTCATTGGAGATGTTGTTCCTGAAAGTGACCCTCACTGGGAGAACTTTCTTTGCCTTCTTAAAATAGAAGAGATAGTATTTTCACCAGCATCTAGCATTCAACTGGCAGCTTTCCTTGCAGTTCTCATTGAACAGTATCTCGATGATTTTGGTACATTACATAACCGGTCTTACATTCCAAAGCACCATAACATGGTGCATTACCCAAGACAAATTGTTAG GAGAGGTCCTTGGGTAAGGAACTGGGCAATGAGATTTGAAGCAAAGCACAACTACTTCAAGAAACTTTCATACAAGATTAATAACTTCAAAAATATAACTTACTCCTTGACAAAGCGCCACCAAGCACTGCAAGCATATTTGCTTCAGGCATCAGCTGGGAATTTCGTGAAAATGTCTCTTGAAGCTGGCCCAG GAAAGAGGTCAACTGTTGGTGATTTTGACCATGCACATGAGTTGCATGGTATAGACCCGTTGATAACTGCAGAAAGCACACTTGTGAG GACTTCATGGGTGAAAGTGTATGGAACAAAGTATGCGCGAGGTTGCGCGGTGGTAGTTGCTCTACACCATGGAGTTCCCATTTTTGGGAAGGTTGAACAAGTATTAATAGTTGGAGAAATTGTTATACTGAGATACAAATGA
- the LOC141886249 gene encoding uncharacterized protein LOC141886249: MLHYNCCVPHCTNSFRNAPYLHYYRIPKDPDVRKKYVVLIRNETLKVNCESTRICSAHFDGGEKLSRTHLPSIFPWTKQMVARRELKRVSFEETQKIEQTKKRKTPLTELPLDALCQQSKENFSVDDTSTSVEIQTSLTGDLLNNLHDSLRTREQEIAKLKEEIHRLEKENKNIKEMNSKFQQEMKSLKHALDNNRFDIDQYKDKDDDFSFYTGFPDYKTLILCYKTVEQSARNISYEHKRTTLDSNVGRPRALTKFQEFILVMLRLRLGLFENDLAHQFKVCRSTVSKVVNAWIPFLRREFEPLIAIPQREVLQYYMPESFKKLLPNVTVIVDCTEFEMERPSALDSQSACYSSYKSRTTMKSMLGITPSGVLCFVSDLFPGSTSDKEITVLSGFLEKLNHGDQVMADKGFNCQDELASVGATLVIPTFLDKKVQFSSKETNHNKVVASLRVHVERLMERIKNWHIFDRKIPITLAPIASDMLVVVSALTNFHPPLIN, encoded by the coding sequence atgTTGCACTATAACTGTTGTGTTCCACACTGCACAAATAGTTTCCGAAATGCACCTTACTTGCACTACTACAGAATTCCCAAAGACCCTGATGTCCGGAAAAAGTACGTAGTTCTTATTAGGAACGAAACGCTTAAAGTTAACTGTGAGAGCACACGGATTTGCTCGGCTCATTTTGATGGAGGAGAAAAACTTAGCAGGACGCACTTGCCTTCAATTTTTCCATGGACAAAACAAATGGTTGCACGTCGAGAGTTGAAGAGGGTCAGTTTCGAAGAAACGCAGAAAATAGAGCAgaccaagaaaagaaaaacgccGCTTACTGAATTACCACTGGATGCGCTCTGTCAACAgtcgaaagaaaattttagcGTTGACGACACAAGTACCAGTGTGGAAATACAAACGTCACTCACTGGAGACCTACTAAACAATTTACATGACAGCTTACGAACACGTGAACAAGAAATTGCGAAGCTAAAGGAAGAGATTCATAggttggaaaaagaaaataagaacatAAAGGAGATGAACAGCAAGTTtcaacaagaaatgaaaagcttGAAGCATGCTTTGGATAACAATAGGTTTGACATAGACCAGTATAAAGATAAAGATGATGATTTTTCATTCTACACTGGCTTTCCTGATTACAAGACTCTGATTCTTTGTTACAAAACTGTAGAACAGTCTGCTAGAAACATTAGTTATGAACACAAAAGGACCACTCTGGACAGTAATGTTGGAAGGCCCAGAGCGCTTACTAAATTCCAAGAGTTTATCCTTGTTATGCTCCGCTTGAGGCTGggattgtttgaaaatgatctTGCTCATCAATTTAAGGTTTGTAGGAGCACTGTTTCTAAGGTTGTTAATGCTTGGATTCCATTTTTGAGGAGGGAATTTGAACCACTTATCGCCATCCCTCAAAGAGAAGTATTGCAATATTATATGCCTGAGAGTTTTAAGAAGCTACTGCCCAATGTGACTGTGATAGTCGATTGCACCGAATTTGAAATGGAAAGACCATCTGCTCTCGATTCACAATCTGCCTGTTATTCATCATATAAATCAAGAACCACCATGAAGTCAATGTTGGGCATAACTCCAAGTGGTGTTTTATGTTTTGTAAGTGACTTATTTCCTGGATCAACCTCAGACAAGGAAATAACTGTTCTCAGTGgttttttagaaaaactaaACCATGGTGACCAGGTAATGGCTGACAAAGGGTTTAATTGTCAAGATGAATTAGCTTCTGTTGGGGCAACCCTTGTTATACCAACATTTTTAGATAAAAAAGTGCAGTTTTccagcaaagaaacaaatcatAACAAGGTGGTTGCTAGCCTTAGGGTCCATGTGGAACGGCTAATGGAACGCATAAAGAATTGGCACATCTTTGACCGCAAGATACCAATTACTCTTGCACCTATTGCATCAGACATGCTTGTTGTGGTCTCTGCTCTCACAAATTTTCATCCCCCTCTTATAAATTAA